The Flavobacterium commune genome contains a region encoding:
- a CDS encoding BNR repeat-containing protein, with the protein MNRNLRMCSSTVTVVVKSVFLMIAFFSCTVNAQLQIKESEIGLGWSNNSVNTVIFRSSALTTFKKVQYTAYYNPEGKMVLAKRKINSKKWDVRVTPYGGNVKDAHNDISIAIDSEGYLHVSWDHHDTRLRYAKSKVPFSLELGEEQAMTGKDEVKVTYPEFHNLPDGKLLFCYRSGASGRGNMIMKVYDVKTQKWTSLQNNLIDGENQRSAYWQMCVGKKGIYLSWVWRESWDVSTNNTICYAFSADGGKTWQKSTGEKYNLPITKATAEHAWDVPQNSSLINQTAMTVDEAGNPYIASYWNNDAVPQYKVVYLLDGKWNLINTDFHKKSFTLGGGGTKRIPISRPEILVNKSMLYLLFRDEERDNKITLGYTNLDKKQWELQDVSRFTVGQWEPNFDKELWKKKKRLHIFSQNVSQADGEGLTKVEPQPVQVLELNKLPLLQAK; encoded by the coding sequence ATGAATAGAAATTTACGAATGTGTTCAAGTACAGTTACTGTCGTCGTTAAGAGTGTGTTTTTGATGATTGCTTTTTTTTCCTGTACAGTAAACGCTCAGTTACAAATTAAAGAAAGTGAAATAGGTTTGGGCTGGAGCAATAATTCGGTCAATACTGTCATTTTTAGGAGTAGTGCGCTCACTACTTTTAAGAAAGTACAGTACACTGCTTATTACAATCCTGAAGGGAAAATGGTTTTAGCAAAACGAAAAATAAATTCCAAAAAATGGGATGTAAGAGTTACACCTTATGGCGGTAATGTGAAGGATGCTCATAACGATATTAGCATCGCAATCGATAGTGAGGGCTATCTTCATGTGAGTTGGGATCATCACGATACCCGTTTGAGATATGCTAAAAGTAAAGTGCCTTTTAGTTTAGAATTGGGTGAGGAGCAAGCCATGACCGGCAAAGATGAGGTTAAAGTAACCTATCCTGAATTTCATAATTTGCCTGATGGGAAATTGTTGTTTTGTTACCGTTCTGGGGCTTCAGGACGAGGGAATATGATTATGAAGGTGTATGATGTGAAAACCCAAAAGTGGACTTCATTACAAAATAATTTAATTGATGGGGAAAATCAACGTTCTGCCTACTGGCAAATGTGTGTAGGCAAAAAGGGGATTTATCTTTCCTGGGTTTGGAGAGAAAGTTGGGATGTATCTACTAATAATACTATTTGCTATGCTTTTTCGGCTGATGGAGGGAAAACCTGGCAAAAATCTACGGGTGAGAAATATAATTTACCAATAACCAAGGCAACTGCTGAACACGCCTGGGATGTGCCTCAAAACAGTAGTTTAATCAATCAAACCGCGATGACTGTGGATGAGGCGGGAAATCCTTATATTGCAAGTTATTGGAATAATGATGCTGTACCGCAGTATAAAGTGGTTTATTTATTAGATGGAAAATGGAATTTAATCAATACTGATTTTCATAAAAAATCTTTCACTCTGGGAGGTGGCGGAACCAAAAGAATTCCAATTTCACGCCCTGAAATTTTAGTAAACAAATCGATGTTATACCTGCTTTTTAGAGATGAGGAGAGAGATAACAAAATAACATTGGGGTATACTAATTTGGATAAAAAACAATGGGAACTACAAGATGTCAGCCGTTTTACGGTAGGACAATGGGAACCTAATTTTGATAAGGAACTTTGGAAAAAGAAAAAGCGATTGCATATTTTTTCTCAAAATGTAAGTCAGGCCGATGGAGAAGGATTGACAAAGGTAGAACCACAGCCAGTACAAGTTTTAGAGCTTAATAAGTTACCTTTATTACAAGCTAAATAG
- a CDS encoding GntR family transcriptional regulator, translating into MKIISINKRQNLPKYKQIILSIEISIAEKRLKRGDKLPSVNKVSLEFGISRDTVLLAYDELKKRGIIYAILGKGYYVKSEDFSFQQRIFLLFDELNAFKEDLYNSFMETINRNAEIDIFFHYFNPEVFKKLIHDNNGNYSKYIIMPTNLVNAASIIKTLPEEDVFILDQTNLELKDYPSVHQNHAKDTYNALESGKNKIEKYKKLILIFSSYKQPIGMRDGFIDFCKKHQFYYDIISNFENNEIQKGDLYIIPDDRHLVNVIEQSKKQKLVIGQDVGIISYNDTPLKKVVAEGITTISTDFNEMGRILAELILNNKKEQIENKSSLIVRGSL; encoded by the coding sequence ATGAAAATAATATCCATCAACAAAAGGCAAAATCTCCCAAAATACAAGCAGATTATTTTGTCTATAGAAATATCTATAGCCGAAAAAAGGTTAAAAAGAGGAGATAAACTACCGTCTGTTAATAAAGTATCTCTTGAATTTGGAATTTCGAGAGACACGGTTTTACTGGCTTATGATGAACTTAAGAAAAGAGGGATTATTTATGCGATATTAGGCAAAGGCTATTATGTAAAAAGTGAAGATTTCAGTTTTCAACAACGCATTTTCTTATTATTCGACGAATTAAACGCCTTCAAGGAAGACCTCTACAATTCGTTCATGGAAACCATCAACCGGAATGCAGAAATAGATATTTTTTTCCATTATTTCAATCCCGAAGTTTTTAAAAAACTCATCCATGACAATAATGGAAATTATTCCAAGTACATCATCATGCCTACCAATTTGGTCAATGCCGCATCCATAATTAAAACATTACCTGAAGAAGATGTTTTTATTCTGGATCAGACTAACCTGGAACTAAAAGACTATCCTTCGGTACATCAAAATCACGCTAAAGACACTTACAACGCCTTAGAATCGGGCAAAAATAAGATTGAAAAATACAAAAAACTCATTTTGATTTTCTCCAGTTACAAACAACCTATCGGAATGAGGGATGGCTTTATTGATTTTTGCAAAAAACATCAGTTTTATTACGATATCATTTCAAATTTCGAAAACAACGAAATCCAGAAAGGAGATCTTTACATCATCCCCGATGATCGCCATCTGGTAAATGTTATCGAACAATCTAAAAAGCAAAAATTAGTCATTGGTCAGGACGTAGGCATCATCTCTTACAATGATACCCCACTAAAAAAAGTAGTTGCAGAAGGAATCACAACCATATCCACCGACTTTAACGAAATGGGACGCATCCTTGCCGAATTAATCCTCAATAATAAAAAAGAACAAATAGAAAATAAAAGCAGTCTTATAGTAAGAGGGTCTTTGTAA
- a CDS encoding substrate-binding domain-containing protein — protein MSKTHIITIILFIGNFLSSCDSTHEKKDSISIGFSQIINNDMWRKSMDHAMKVEASLHPEVKLTIYNADREVKKQIQDIEKMIEQDMDVIIIAPYESDSIVPVIEKANLKGIPVIIVDRKVNTSNYTAFLGADNIEVGRIAGKQIVSLSKGRANVVEIRSESVTSPGTERSLGFKQIIDQFPDIDRISIDADDFNSTNSKYVKILDSIPNIDYVFAFNDVIAYNAWKISKKKKPNNKIKFIGVDGLNVPNGGLQFVKDGILTATVLYPTGGAEAIKLALRISNKEIVPKNNKLNTTLIDSLNAEIMSSQFDKISLQQSDIENQQNFIKDQSEKYSSQRNLLKISITLSLLLFLFAAHSIYSRIIISRKKKELEKTNAKIISQRNEIEKFAEQIKQSNENRLNFFTGLSHEFKTPITLIMSYVESLIENKKIKETKLIDEVKLIHKNSNRLLRLINQLLDFRKIEEQKFTLKASNTKIYDFTNEVMSNFKGEAARRNIDFKLICKNKKLELFIDKELMDKVYFNLLSNAFKFTPDNGKISISITESQDNTVKIGFKDSGIGIPEEELDTVFSPFFRASNNDKNSSGIGLHLSKEFVLLHHGTIELKSKHGSEFVITLLKGNSHLQTSEISNKLDVQNNFNNLITDNSDLDTDLDADFKEENLISESEKPSLLLIEDNTDLVYFLRTKLSNEFVVHTSDGSDAIEKATEIVPDIIICDINLVDKDGYEISTVLKKDLRTSHIPIIILTAQSNKESVLKGLQIGVDQYLTKPFSLSILKQSISSLLFNREKLRYYYTNNIYLVEAESRFGNQEQSFITKMNNMITMNIEDPKFSVEDLAEKLGISRVQLYRKVKAIIGINISDHINNIKLEKAAELLKANEMNITEIAYSLGFSSSNYFSTAFKNKFGISPKEYKSNL, from the coding sequence ATGTCAAAAACACATATAATCACAATCATACTATTTATTGGAAATTTCTTAAGCTCATGTGATTCCACTCATGAAAAAAAAGATTCAATATCTATTGGTTTTTCTCAAATTATCAATAATGATATGTGGCGAAAATCGATGGATCATGCTATGAAAGTTGAGGCCTCACTGCACCCGGAAGTTAAGTTAACGATTTACAATGCTGATCGAGAAGTAAAAAAACAAATCCAGGATATTGAAAAAATGATTGAGCAAGATATGGATGTAATCATAATTGCACCTTATGAATCTGATTCAATTGTTCCTGTAATTGAAAAAGCAAATTTAAAAGGGATACCTGTCATTATTGTTGACAGAAAAGTAAATACATCAAATTACACTGCATTTTTAGGAGCTGATAATATTGAGGTAGGCAGAATTGCCGGTAAACAAATAGTTTCATTATCCAAAGGCCGTGCTAACGTTGTTGAAATTAGAAGTGAATCTGTAACATCTCCAGGCACCGAAAGAAGCTTAGGTTTTAAACAAATAATAGATCAATTTCCTGATATCGATAGAATAAGCATTGATGCGGATGATTTTAATTCAACAAACAGTAAGTATGTCAAAATATTAGATAGCATTCCAAATATTGATTATGTTTTTGCATTTAATGATGTTATAGCATATAATGCCTGGAAAATTTCTAAAAAGAAGAAACCAAATAATAAAATTAAATTTATAGGTGTAGATGGACTTAATGTACCAAATGGAGGCTTACAATTTGTTAAAGACGGAATTTTGACAGCTACAGTATTATATCCAACAGGCGGAGCTGAAGCCATTAAGTTAGCATTAAGAATAAGCAATAAAGAAATAGTTCCCAAAAACAACAAGCTTAATACTACATTAATTGACTCTCTAAATGCAGAAATTATGAGTAGTCAATTTGACAAAATATCGCTTCAGCAATCCGATATCGAAAACCAACAAAATTTCATAAAAGATCAATCAGAAAAATACAGTAGTCAAAGAAATCTTTTAAAAATCTCAATCACTTTGAGTCTGCTATTATTTTTATTTGCTGCCCATAGTATCTATTCACGCATCATAATAAGCAGAAAGAAGAAAGAACTTGAAAAAACGAATGCAAAGATTATAAGCCAAAGAAATGAAATAGAAAAATTTGCGGAGCAAATAAAGCAGAGCAATGAAAACAGACTTAATTTTTTCACAGGGCTTTCTCATGAATTCAAAACCCCAATAACCCTGATTATGAGTTACGTAGAATCTTTAATAGAAAACAAAAAAATTAAAGAAACTAAACTAATCGACGAAGTAAAATTGATTCATAAAAATTCCAACCGATTATTACGACTAATTAATCAGTTGCTCGATTTTAGAAAAATAGAAGAACAAAAGTTTACTTTAAAAGCTTCGAACACTAAAATCTATGATTTTACAAATGAAGTAATGAGTAATTTTAAAGGAGAAGCAGCTCGTAGAAATATTGATTTTAAGCTAATTTGTAAAAACAAAAAATTAGAACTCTTTATTGATAAAGAATTAATGGATAAGGTTTATTTTAATTTACTTTCAAATGCCTTTAAATTCACCCCCGACAACGGAAAAATAAGTATCTCAATAACAGAAAGTCAGGACAATACGGTAAAAATAGGATTTAAAGATTCCGGAATTGGAATACCCGAAGAGGAATTAGATACTGTTTTTAGTCCATTCTTCAGAGCTTCAAACAATGATAAAAACAGTTCCGGAATTGGACTCCATTTGTCAAAAGAATTTGTGCTTTTGCATCATGGAACAATTGAATTAAAATCAAAACATGGCAGCGAATTTGTAATCACTTTATTAAAAGGAAACAGCCATTTGCAAACTTCGGAAATCAGTAACAAATTAGACGTTCAAAACAATTTTAATAATTTAATAACTGATAATTCTGATTTAGATACTGATTTAGATGCTGATTTTAAAGAGGAAAATCTAATTTCCGAATCGGAAAAACCCTCTCTTTTACTGATTGAGGACAATACAGACTTAGTTTATTTTTTAAGAACTAAATTATCAAATGAATTTGTAGTTCATACTTCTGACGGCAGTGATGCCATCGAAAAAGCAACTGAAATTGTTCCGGACATCATCATTTGTGATATTAATTTAGTGGACAAAGATGGTTATGAAATAAGCACAGTATTAAAAAAAGATTTACGCACTTCTCATATTCCAATTATTATTTTAACAGCACAAAGCAATAAAGAATCCGTTTTAAAAGGTCTACAAATTGGAGTAGATCAGTATCTGACAAAACCATTTAGCCTTTCTATTTTAAAGCAATCTATTTCAAGTTTACTATTCAACAGAGAAAAACTACGCTACTATTATACTAACAATATTTACCTTGTCGAAGCTGAATCCAGATTTGGAAATCAAGAACAATCCTTCATTACAAAGATGAATAATATGATTACGATGAATATCGAAGACCCTAAATTCTCTGTTGAAGATTTAGCTGAGAAATTAGGTATTTCCAGAGTACAATTGTATCGAAAGGTAAAAGCCATTATAGGAATTAATATTAGTGACCATATCAATAATATAAAATTAGAGAAAGCTGCCGAGCTTTTAAAAGCCAATGAAATGAATATTACAGAGATCGCTTATTCTCTAGGATTTTCTTCTTCCAACTACTTTTCTACAGCTTTTAAGAATAAATTTGGAATTTCACCAAAGGAATACAAATCCAATCTATAA
- a CDS encoding sugar porter family MFS transporter, whose product MNKILLWSVTAALAGFLFGFDTVVISGADKQLQLLWQSSDAFHGSVVMAMALWGTVIGAIFGGIPTNKIGRKKTLFWIGILYFVSAIGAAFANDPYVFAAFRFIGGLGVGASTIAAPAYVSEIAPADKRGRLVALYQFNIVLGILIAFISNYFLKDIGENAWRWMVGVQAFPSLIYILFIITIPESPRWLLSKNRDEEARKVLFEIDPSAKLSDIMDDSRENGINKHENIFMKKYRFPLMLAFLIAFFNQFSGINAFLYYAPRIFEEAGLGQNTALLSSIGIGITNLIFTLIGVALIDKLGRKLLMYIGSIGYIISLGLVSASFYYDWGGLSVPGFLFLFIASHAIGQGAVIWVFISEIFPNHIRASGQAFGSSVHWVLAAIIPSLIPMLFSEIGPEVVFLIFTIMMVLQLLFVIFMMPETKGISLETLSENLTNKKTKDEIKETATASIL is encoded by the coding sequence ATGAATAAGATATTACTTTGGTCTGTTACTGCTGCACTGGCAGGTTTTCTTTTCGGTTTTGATACCGTAGTTATTTCTGGAGCTGATAAACAATTACAGCTTTTATGGCAATCATCTGATGCTTTTCATGGATCTGTTGTTATGGCAATGGCACTTTGGGGAACAGTTATAGGAGCCATTTTTGGTGGAATTCCTACTAATAAAATAGGTCGTAAAAAGACCCTATTCTGGATTGGGATTTTATATTTTGTCTCGGCAATAGGTGCTGCTTTTGCAAATGATCCTTATGTATTTGCTGCATTTCGATTTATTGGAGGTCTTGGTGTTGGGGCTTCAACTATTGCTGCTCCAGCTTATGTTTCAGAAATTGCTCCCGCAGATAAACGTGGCCGCTTAGTAGCTTTATACCAATTCAACATCGTTTTAGGGATTTTGATTGCTTTTATATCCAATTACTTTTTAAAAGATATTGGAGAAAATGCCTGGCGATGGATGGTAGGTGTTCAGGCTTTTCCATCACTGATTTATATTCTTTTCATAATTACAATTCCAGAAAGTCCAAGATGGTTGCTATCTAAAAATCGTGATGAAGAAGCACGCAAAGTGTTATTTGAAATTGATCCATCTGCAAAATTGAGTGACATTATGGATGACTCCAGAGAAAATGGTATTAACAAACATGAAAACATTTTCATGAAAAAATACCGTTTCCCATTAATGCTTGCTTTTCTAATTGCCTTTTTTAATCAATTCTCCGGAATTAACGCATTCCTGTATTACGCACCCAGAATTTTTGAAGAAGCCGGTTTAGGACAAAATACCGCCTTATTAAGCAGTATTGGAATCGGGATTACTAATCTAATATTTACTTTAATTGGTGTTGCATTAATTGACAAATTAGGAAGGAAGTTGTTAATGTACATTGGTTCTATTGGATATATTATTTCTCTTGGATTAGTTTCTGCTTCTTTTTATTACGATTGGGGAGGACTATCAGTACCTGGTTTTCTTTTCTTGTTTATCGCTTCACATGCCATTGGTCAGGGAGCTGTAATCTGGGTCTTTATTTCTGAAATTTTCCCAAATCACATTCGTGCTTCAGGACAGGCTTTTGGAAGTTCAGTACACTGGGTTCTGGCAGCGATTATTCCGTCATTGATTCCGATGCTATTTTCAGAAATCGGACCAGAAGTAGTCTTCTTAATCTTTACCATCATGATGGTACTGCAGCTGTTATTCGTAATATTTATGATGCCCGAAACTAAAGGAATTTCTTTAGAAACTTTAAGCGAAAATCTAACCAATAAAAAAACCAAAGATGAAATTAAAGAAACAGCTACCGCTAGTATTTTGTAG